TTAAATTCtattgttaattttatcaaaGGTAAACTTGATTCTCattcttaaaaaaaggaaaggtaATGTTAAATATAGTAATGATAAAGAGGTGTTATTTCAAGGTGTTTTTGAAAACCTACCattttagaaaaaggaaagggaaaaacaATTAAGCATCGAGATGTTTGGCTTGTTATGGCCATAGAATAACCCACTTTTTTATGAATGGGATTAGTCCACACCAATATGATAGCTTTAAGTTATGATGGCTACAACATCAACTAGATGAAAAGAAAGTGGgaataagaatttaaaattggcAAATGGATGGTCTTTCGTTCGATTTTCTAATATTCGTGACCGAACCAGCTTACATATCTACCCTATGCTCGTGTCACCAGAACTCATTCTCTTTGAagactttttataatttacatGACGCCTATCGATCACTCGTCACTCGACCAAACCACACGCCCATAACGTCTAGCACTTACTCAATTACCACCACATCaatatgtatgtatgcatatAAGGCTAAAACGACAGTagaaaaagaggagagagtGGAGAATCAAACCTGACAGCTAGGAGGTAAAAGGAATGCTGGAAgcaatagttttaaaattttcaggaTCTAACTATTTGTGTATTGCCAGATTGGCATTTGGAAGTGATAAATGAATGACTCAAGGAAGGGAAGTTGGAATATCTATTATTGGTCATATCATTTAACTTACAAGGAAACTTTGGGATGGATGCTTTCAATCTAGTTGGTGAAGTTACAACCAAGACCTCGAAGGAGATAGTAACCGAGCAACATGCGCCAACACAAAGAACACGTGCTATGACTAGCATTGTGTTACCTGCGGTAACGATATCGCTTAAAGTTGAAGTATACGTGCAAAATACCACGCTCAAATGTGCACTTAAACCCCTTCTTATGAGAGTACTCCCATTCTTTGTTTACAATTCGAAACGCCTATAATgagatgaaagaaaatgacagttaaatatagatatatgAAATAAACCAAATGGCAAAGAAATCAATTGCAGATTAAAAGAAGACTTACAATATCCTCATACGGTGGCCCCGCGTGGAACCTTATGATACATGTCTCGCTGCTGTTTCCATCCTTTTCAATGGTGTAAGTTGGAGCTTTTGTCTTGTCAACAAGGTCTGGATAGAAGATGTTAAACTTATATCCTTGGACAATCTTTGGAGGTGGATTGTCATGATCATAGTGAGTCTGGTTGTATTTGTTCCACTCGTATCCTGTGTGAACCCGATTGAAATATTTCGGTTTTCTTGGACGATATTTGTCATGCCACCAATATACCTGCAAGTTTTCAAACACTAAGATCACCGTTGGAAATGTAGGAGCATAAACAATCCAGGTATGGAGCAGACAGATAATAATGACAGTGCACCTGTGAATCCAGGTTCACTTCAGCACCAGATCCAAAAACTGCATCGCCTTCCTCCATGACTCCCATTGCTTTTGAGGCTTTAAGCTCAAAATTATCCTCTGGTGGAGCAGGTTTTGTGGCCATTGCTTCTTGAATCCGTCTCTGCTGTTCTTCCAAGACTGCAATTCGTTTACGTTCCTGCTGAATTTACCAAGTCATAACCAATCTAACTTTTGACATTCATTACAATATATAGATAGTGAATTTAATATCTGTAGACATACCAGTATAGCCCTATCCTCCTCAGGATCAATCGCctgttcatcttcatcacCATGAATAAGTTCCGGTGAAAATGATCCAgcttcttcattctcttcttcctcaagGAGATCAGGCGAATATGTTTCCGCTGCTGAAGTGTGGAagagatatatatacatcAGACTCTGgacataaaattcaagattGCAAGATAAAGACTCTGGAACATACCTCTAATATCAAGCTCTTGCTCTTCAGCTTTCACTTGTAAAGAGCGTTCAGTTTCCATCTCGATTTCCTGGTCCACCTTTTCTTCATCATCCTCAAAAGGCTGCTCAAGGCGTACAAGATGCTCATGCAGTTTTTTCGTATGAATCTCCTTCAAGCAAGCCTATCAAATGAAAAGCAATAGTGAGCCTAATTCATTAGCTTTAAAAGATGAGAAGAGGGCATACGAAAAGAACCTCTAACAATGAATACCTTGGCCTTGTATATATGAAGGCGCTTTATTACAGCCTCCCAGTACTCAACCACCTTTGCAGTTCCAGATCGCATCTGTGACTCAATCTGAGATTGTAATGCCTCCAATTCACCATAAGTCTTTCCTTCCAGAAGATTTTTGACATCTGTTTCAATGCTGGAATGCAGACCCCTTTCTTCTGCAAGCAACTCAGCAGGAGGCTCCTCACCACGAACTCTGGCTCTATCCAGAGCATCCTTTTTTCGAGCTTCAGCTAGTTCCCAATCACAAACTACGAGAAGTGCCTGTTAAATTGCACAAAGCAAGACCTTGCTTAGCTTAGGAGACAGATGCTACACCTTAGAATCTGAACGACCAGGAAAGTGAGGACTGAACCTCCCCAATACATGGCTCAATTACTAGCTCTCATGACAGCAGTATTAACTTATTAAAACTGCTTTAAGCATATTAGGAGACAGATGCTACACCTTAGAATCTGAACGACCAGGAAAGTGAGGACTGAACCTCCCCAATACATGGCTCAATTACTAGCTCTCATGACAGCAGTATTAACTTATTAAAACTGCTTTAAGCATATTACGAGACAGATGCTACACCTTAGAAGCTGAACGACCAGGAAAGTGAGGACTGAACCTCCCCAATACATGGTTCAATTACTAGCTCTCATGACAGCAGTATTAACTTATTAAAACTGCTTTAAGCATAACAAACAATCAACCTTAAATTACTTAACAGCAGCACATCAACAGATAGCCTAATTGGCATCAAGTTGGCGACTACAAAAAGTATAATTCATTgtaaaattgttaaatacaagaccaaatgccctagtcatgtaattattttaagagaaCGACTGGTCAAACTAAATCTATATCAATATCGCTGATCATATTGAGCAAAACAATATCAAAggttatattatatattgacAATACCAAAGTAAATGTTCAGagtaaaatttcaaataactAATAGGACATGCAGAGAACAATCTCTCAATATGTAGGTGTTACTCTGTCAAAGGAAGGGTTCAGAACTAGTTGTCAACAGTCCATCAAGACGTGTAGTTCAACATAAAAGCTTTTCAAAATGTAAATAGGAAAGTCGGCAAATGTTTTCACCTCCCAATACTCGATATGTGTAGGCGTCGCCCTGTCCAGATCAAGATGCATTTTGATGTCATCACGAAgctcttccatttctttcacAGTCAAGCCCTGGATCATACATGTAAGTACCAATAAGAGGAATCTATTTTGAACATATATCGTACGCTGTAGTCAGTGAAAACAGTACTTAGAATCTAATAGTGATAAaccacaaaaaatgaaaatagagaaCAAATCCGATCCATAAATATGAATACTTCAGTTACTTAAGACCAaccaaaagaattaaaatgaaaaggagaACGAGTAGCACACTTAATGACAAGAAATTTCCGTTTCTAAATAGCCCTTATTGGAAGTCAGAAGAGAACAATCGCCATTGAAAAAGAACAATGGAGGAAatagaaaacgaaaaaacaactgaaaaaaaagagaaaagtctTTTGAGCATAACTCTTAAAGATATAAAAACTCTTTAGCTCCTGCTCAAAGCAAGAACGGGTTGCCTGTAAGATCATCACCTAAGAAGAACACagttaatttataaaaaattgaatcttGAATGACACACTGAACAGAAAACGCAAGTCATCTAA
This portion of the Cucurbita pepo subsp. pepo cultivar mu-cu-16 chromosome LG08, ASM280686v2, whole genome shotgun sequence genome encodes:
- the LOC111800465 gene encoding cactin isoform X2, which translates into the protein MGTHGRSSERKKEKTSSSRRRSRRRSDDSESDSDDSDSRDSSPVASSRKRRERLGGSRSSHRSRRRSSSRGRDSGDDSSNDSYCSDDGGRKKSKSSRKVTEEEISEYLAKKAQKKALRVAKKLKSQTVSGYSNDSNPFGDSNLNEKFVWRKKIERDVTQGVSLDAFSMKSEKKRQRERMAEIEKVKKRREERALEKAQHEEEMALLARERARAEFQDWEKKEEEFHFDQSKIRSEIRVRDGRSKPIDILSKQLNGSDDFDIVINEPYTVFKGLTVKEMEELRDDIKMHLDLDRATPTHIEYWEALLVVCDWELAEARKKDALDRARVRGEEPPAELLAEERGLHSSIETDVKNLLEGKTYGELEALQSQIESQMRSGTAKVVEYWEAVIKRLHIYKAKACLKEIHTKKLHEHLVRLEQPFEDDEEKVDQEIEMETERSLQVKAEEQELDIRAAETYSPDLLEEEENEEAGSFSPELIHGDEDEQAIDPEEDRAILERKRIAVLEEQQRRIQEAMATKPAPPEDNFELKASKAMGVMEEGDAVFGSGAEVNLDSQVYWWHDKYRPRKPKYFNRVHTGYEWNKYNQTHYDHDNPPPKIVQGYKFNIFYPDLVDKTKAPTYTIEKDGNSSETCIIRFHAGPPYEDIAFRIVNKEWEYSHKKGFKCTFERGILHVYFNFKRYRYRR
- the LOC111800465 gene encoding cactin isoform X1, with product MGTHGRSSERKKEKTSSSRRRSRRRSDDSESDSDDSDSRDSSPVASSRKRRERLGGSRSSHRSRRRSSSRGRDSGDDSSNDSYCSDDGGRKKSKSSRKVTEEEISEYLAKKAQKKALRVAKKLKSQTVSGYSNDSNPFGDSNLNEKFVWRKKIERDVTQGVSLDAFSMKSEKKRQRERMAEIEKVKKRREERALEKAQHEEEMALLARERARAEFQDWEKKEEEFHFDQSKIRSEIRVRDGRSKPIDILSKQLNGSDDFDIVINEPYTVFKGLTVKEMEELRDDIKMHLDLDRATPTHIEYWEALLVVCDWELAEARKKDALDRARVRGEEPPAELLAEERGLHSSIETDVKNLLEGKTYGELEALQSQIESQMRSGTAKVVEYWEAVIKRLHIYKAKACLKEIHTKKLHEHLVRLEQPFEDDEEKVDQEIEMETERSLQVKAEEQELDIRAAETYSPDLLEEEENEEAGSFSPELIHGDEDEQAIDPEEDRAILQERKRIAVLEEQQRRIQEAMATKPAPPEDNFELKASKAMGVMEEGDAVFGSGAEVNLDSQVYWWHDKYRPRKPKYFNRVHTGYEWNKYNQTHYDHDNPPPKIVQGYKFNIFYPDLVDKTKAPTYTIEKDGNSSETCIIRFHAGPPYEDIAFRIVNKEWEYSHKKGFKCTFERGILHVYFNFKRYRYRR